Proteins from a single region of Chanodichthys erythropterus isolate Z2021 chromosome 13, ASM2448905v1, whole genome shotgun sequence:
- the znf703 gene encoding zinc finger protein 703: MSELPPGFAVSSRNQQTLKSRYINNDSSPTCLRPHTVSIASLPYRDPARQEKRLPIRILKMLTAHTSHILHPEYLQPLSSAPVSIELDAKKSPLALLAQTCSQIGKPDPPPSSKLGSLSSSSHGDKDGRSSSSSLKPGEHQNLDDKSSFKPYSKTGSECRKDGAGMNSSADKAGFRVPNSGSAAVTCPSLPPHAPSPQASSPSQQTSGQSHTHRQSQSPLSQKTVHLQSTHMDSKAAGSDTGNDSSSNGGDRNGKKDSDHSKSSLDIAQIANSSHARASANSSSASSSSSPQPDNKADPQPSQPSLGAGHIAPVSPFKPGHSVFPLPSSTMGYHGSIVGAYAGYPSQFVPGLDPSKSSLVGSGMGVPGKHPSSSPLTGASPPSFMQGLCRDPYCLTYPNAPHLGGSNCSSCVHDPSSALKSGFPLMYPTHHLHSLHPSSLSSSATSSLSHPLYTYGFMLPNETLPHACNWVSVGGPCDKRFATSEELLAHLRTHTALPGVDGKLLSGYPSSVSSAASCHLHLPPPSSPGALPSSLSLRGSPGLGLARYHPYGKAHLPGAPSLPMHSLPATAPYYSPYALYGQRLGSASALGYQ, from the exons ATGAGCGAACTGCCTCCTGGATTTGCAGTCAGTTCACGGAACCAGCAGACCCTTAAAAGTCGTTACATTAACAACGATAGTTCGCCCACCTGTTTAAGACCACATACCGTCTCGATCGCCTCACTGCCGTACCGAGATCCCGCGCGTCAGGAAAAAAGGCTGCCTATAAGGATTCTCAAAATGTTGACCGCTCACACAAGTCATATACTTCACCCGGAGTATCTCCAGCCGCTCAGCTCCGCACCAGTGAGCATCGAG CTGGATGCTAAAAAGAGTCCCCTAGCATTGCTGGCCCAGACCTGCTCACAGATCGGAAAACCAGATCCTCCTCCTTCCTCTAAACTGGGATCCCTCTCCTCCAGCAGCCATGGAGACAAGGACGGACGCTCTTCCAGCTCCAGCCTGAAGCCTGGGGAGCATCAGAACCTAGATGACAAGTCCAGCTTTAAGCCTTACTCTAAAACTGGATCAGAATGCCGGAAGGATGGAGCTGGGATGAACAGCTCAGCAGATAAAGCGGGGTTCAGAGTGCCAAATAGCGGTTCTGCAGCTGTGACATGCCCCTCTTTACCTCCGCATGCCCCCTCTCCACAGGCCAGCTCACCTTCTCAGCAGACATCAGGACAGTCACATACACATCGGCAGTCTCAGTCTCCTCTGTCACAGAAAACAGTACATCTACAATCCACTCACATGGACTCCAAAGCTGCAGGTTCAGACACAGGGAACGACAGCAGCAGCAATGGCGGCGATCGCAATGGGAAAAAAGATTCGGACCACAGTAAATCAAGTCTGGACATTGCACAGATCGCCAACTCCAGTCATGCACGTGCTAGTGCGAACTCCAGCAGTGCCAGTTCCTCTAGCAGTCCTCAGCCTGATAATAAGGCTGACCCCCAACCCTCCCAGCCCAGCCTGGGTGCGGGCCACATCGCTCCCGTGTCTCCCTTCAAACCGGGCCACTCTGTTTTTCCCCTCCCGTCCTCCACCATGGGCTACCACGGCTCTATTGTCGGGGCCTATGCCGGCTATCCTTCTCAGTTTGTGCCTGGGTTGGATCCCTCTAAATCTAGTTTAGTTGGCTCTGGGATGGGTGTTCCAGGAAAGCACCCCAGTTCCAGTCCTCTCACAGGGGCCTCGCCTCCCTCTTTCATGCAGGGTTTGTGCAGGGACCCATACTGCCTCACCTACCCCAATGCACCCCATCTTGGGGGCAGCAACTGTTCTTCCTGCGTTCACGATCCGTCATCTGCCCTAAAGTCTGGCTTCCCTCTAATGTATCCCACCCATCACCTCCACTCCCTCCACCCCAGTTCTCTGTCTTCTAGCGCCACCTCGTCTCTGTCCCATCCTCTGTATACTTACGGTTTCATGCTGCCCAATGAAACACTCCCTCATGCCTGTAACTGGGTCTCAGTGGGTGGCCCATGTGACAAGCGCTTCGCCACCTCAGAGGAACTCTTGGCCCATTTGCGTACGCACACGGCTCTGCCAGGTGTGGATGGGAAGCTGCTCTCTGGCTACCCTTCATCTGTCTCCTCTGCTGCTTCCTGCCACCTCCACCTGCCTCCTCCTAGCAGCCCAGGAGCCCTTCCCAGTTCCCTCTCCCTGCGTGGATCACCAGGGCTAGGTTTGGCACGGTATCACCCCTACGGAAAGGCACACTTGCCAGGAGCTCCATCCCTTCCTATGCACTCACTCCCAGCCACAGCGCCCTACTATTCTCCCTATGCTCTATACGGCCAGAGACTGGGCTCAGCTTCTGCTCTTGGGTACCAGTGA